From one Cyanobacterium stanieri PCC 7202 genomic stretch:
- a CDS encoding ptuative ATP synthase protein I (PFAM: ATP synthase I chain~KEGG: npu:Npun_F4857 ptuative ATP synthase protein I~SPTR: ATP synthase I) produces the protein MRSPLVTTSDTSPTTENQETLTDRDNDVDSTQDNSMAEYYQLKYSILIATLVIALSCFILVWVFYSLSTGLNYLLGACVGLVYLNLLAREVEKVGSGKKRIGSTRLALFAGLMIIATQREQLQVMPIFLGFMTYKASILFYVLPSSLLSGKNKSE, from the coding sequence ATGCGATCGCCCCTAGTGACTACCTCAGACACTTCCCCCACCACAGAAAATCAAGAAACTCTGACAGACAGAGACAATGATGTTGATAGCACCCAAGATAACTCCATGGCGGAATACTATCAACTCAAATATAGTATTCTCATCGCCACCTTAGTTATCGCCCTATCCTGCTTCATCTTAGTGTGGGTGTTTTACTCCCTATCCACAGGATTAAACTACCTCCTAGGAGCATGTGTAGGCTTGGTATATCTCAATCTGTTAGCCAGGGAAGTAGAAAAAGTAGGCAGCGGCAAAAAACGCATCGGCTCAACCCGTCTGGCACTGTTTGCCGGACTAATGATTATCGCCACCCAACGGGAACAACTCCAAGTCATGCCTATATTCCTAGGTTTCATGACCTATAAAGCCTCTATTCTGTTCTATGTTTTGCCCAGTAGTTTACTCAGTGGCAAAAATAAATCAGAGTAA